A single genomic interval of Oleidesulfovibrio alaskensis DSM 16109 harbors:
- the clpA gene encoding ATP-dependent Clp protease ATP-binding subunit ClpA: MIGKRLEAVLSVAVSEVKARNHEYLTLEHVLYAMTLEPQGIYILEGCGADAENLRKRLEIFFDSHLESLPEETPTEVVQTMGVQRVLQRAVMQMQSSGKNAVELGDVLAAMFEEEDSYALYFLRAQGVARLDVLEFISHGMGDWSDGEPEPAAQTADGGERQGRASALDQFTVNLTARARDGLIDPLIGRSAELERTVQVLARRRKNNPLFVGDPGVGKTAIAEGLALRIADGDVPESFADAEIFALDMGTLLAGTKYRGDFEARLKAVIKDLSAIPEAILFIDEIHTIVGAGATSGGSMDASNILKPVLASGGIRCIGSTTYEEYRNHFEKDRALSRRFQKIDVQEPSQDECLEILKGLRPYYEEFHEVRYTQPALKAAVELSSRYLQDRFLPDKAIDVIDEAGAVYKLGAHGRKRNTITVSDIERVISRMAQIPAQRVSVSDRGRLERLEEDLHSVVFGQQAAVDSVTKAILRSRAGLSSPERPTGSFLFYGPTGVGKTELAKQLAATLGVSFIRFDMSEYMEKHAVARLIGAPPGYVGFDQGGLLTEAVRKTPHAVVLLDEIEKAHPDMFNILLQVMDYAKLTDNTGRKADFRNVILIMTSNAGAQEMAAKTIGFGDSAGQDMAAKGLKAVEKLFSPEFRNRLDALVPFSNLSREVMLKIVEKFISELQRQMKDRRVTIHLSDKARERLAEKGYDPAFGARPMGRIIRTGIEDVLAREVLFGRLQKGGAVRIGVRKPAAHGTDDDLGLTFRFEASAS; the protein is encoded by the coding sequence ATGATCGGCAAGAGGCTTGAAGCCGTTTTATCCGTCGCGGTAAGCGAAGTGAAGGCGAGAAACCATGAGTATCTCACCCTTGAGCATGTGCTGTATGCCATGACGCTGGAACCGCAGGGCATTTATATACTGGAAGGCTGCGGGGCCGATGCCGAGAATCTGCGCAAGCGGTTAGAGATTTTTTTTGATTCTCATCTTGAATCGCTTCCGGAAGAGACCCCCACAGAGGTTGTGCAGACGATGGGGGTGCAGCGCGTGTTGCAGCGGGCCGTCATGCAGATGCAGTCATCCGGCAAAAATGCGGTGGAGCTGGGCGATGTGCTGGCCGCCATGTTTGAAGAGGAAGACTCTTATGCGCTGTATTTTTTGAGGGCGCAGGGGGTGGCGCGGCTCGACGTGCTGGAATTCATTTCGCACGGCATGGGAGACTGGTCCGACGGAGAACCTGAACCGGCAGCGCAGACTGCGGATGGCGGCGAACGGCAGGGCAGAGCTTCTGCTCTTGATCAGTTTACCGTCAATCTGACAGCGCGGGCCCGTGACGGGCTGATTGATCCTCTTATCGGCCGGTCTGCCGAGCTGGAGCGCACAGTGCAGGTGCTTGCCCGCCGCAGAAAGAATAATCCGCTTTTTGTGGGAGACCCCGGCGTGGGCAAGACAGCCATAGCCGAGGGGCTGGCTTTGCGCATTGCGGATGGCGATGTGCCCGAAAGCTTTGCCGATGCCGAAATATTCGCGCTGGATATGGGAACCTTGCTGGCGGGGACAAAATACCGGGGTGATTTCGAGGCCCGGCTTAAAGCGGTTATCAAGGATTTGTCGGCAATTCCTGAAGCCATTTTGTTTATTGATGAAATACATACCATTGTGGGAGCGGGAGCCACCAGCGGCGGTTCAATGGATGCTTCGAACATCCTCAAACCGGTGCTGGCATCGGGTGGTATACGCTGTATCGGCTCCACGACATACGAGGAATACCGCAACCACTTTGAAAAAGACCGTGCGCTTTCGCGGCGGTTTCAGAAAATCGACGTGCAGGAACCTTCGCAGGATGAGTGCCTTGAAATTCTCAAGGGATTGCGTCCGTATTACGAAGAGTTTCACGAAGTGCGTTACACTCAGCCTGCACTCAAGGCGGCGGTGGAACTTTCCAGCCGGTACCTGCAGGACAGGTTTCTGCCTGATAAAGCCATAGATGTCATTGATGAGGCGGGTGCCGTATACAAGCTGGGCGCACACGGGCGCAAGCGCAACACCATTACCGTGAGCGATATTGAGCGTGTTATTTCCCGTATGGCGCAGATTCCCGCACAACGGGTCAGTGTTTCGGACAGGGGCAGGCTGGAACGGCTGGAAGAAGACCTGCATTCCGTTGTCTTTGGCCAGCAGGCTGCGGTGGACAGTGTTACCAAAGCCATCCTGCGGTCACGCGCAGGTCTTTCCAGTCCCGAGCGTCCCACCGGCAGTTTCCTTTTTTATGGTCCCACCGGGGTGGGCAAGACAGAGCTTGCCAAACAGCTGGCTGCTACTCTGGGGGTCAGCTTCATACGCTTTGACATGAGCGAGTATATGGAAAAACACGCCGTGGCCAGGCTTATCGGGGCTCCTCCGGGCTATGTGGGGTTTGATCAGGGAGGGCTGCTTACAGAAGCCGTGCGCAAGACACCTCATGCCGTGGTGCTGCTTGACGAGATTGAAAAAGCACACCCCGATATGTTCAACATTTTGCTGCAGGTAATGGATTACGCCAAACTGACGGATAATACCGGACGCAAAGCCGATTTCCGTAATGTCATTCTTATTATGACCTCCAATGCCGGAGCACAGGAAATGGCGGCCAAAACCATCGGCTTCGGCGACAGTGCCGGGCAGGATATGGCGGCAAAGGGGCTGAAGGCCGTGGAAAAGCTGTTCAGCCCTGAATTCCGTAACCGGCTTGATGCCCTCGTTCCGTTCAGTAATCTTTCCCGCGAAGTGATGCTGAAAATTGTAGAAAAATTCATAAGTGAGCTGCAAAGACAGATGAAGGACAGGCGGGTGACCATCCATCTTTCGGACAAAGCCCGCGAACGTCTGGCGGAGAAAGGATATGATCCCGCTTTCGGCGCCCGGCCCATGGGACGCATCATCAGAACAGGCATTGAGGACGTGCTTGCCCGTGAGGTGCTGTTCGGCAGGCTGCAGAAAGGCGGCGCAGTGCGGATAGGAGTCCGCAAGCCGGCAGCGCACGGAACGGATGATGACCTCGGGCTCACGTTCAGATTCGAGGCTTCCGCCTCGTAG
- the clpS gene encoding ATP-dependent Clp protease adapter ClpS encodes MSDRKLSTREDADVLLEEELKEPRRFRVLLHNDDYTSMDFVVAVLIDIFRKSREQAMSIMLSVHEKGIGVCGVYTAEVAETKVAMVHARARAEGFPLRCSMEEV; translated from the coding sequence ATGAGTGACCGTAAGCTGTCCACCAGAGAGGACGCCGATGTCCTGCTGGAGGAGGAACTTAAAGAGCCGCGCCGGTTCAGGGTGCTGCTGCATAATGATGACTATACGTCCATGGATTTTGTTGTGGCCGTACTGATTGATATTTTTCGTAAAAGCCGCGAGCAGGCCATGTCGATAATGCTCAGCGTGCATGAAAAGGGTATAGGCGTGTGCGGCGTCTACACAGCCGAAGTAGCAGAAACCAAAGTAGCCATGGTACATGCCCGTGCCCGGGCCGAAGGTTTTCCGCTCCGGTGCAGCATGGAAGAGGTGTAA
- a CDS encoding class IV adenylate cyclase, with the protein MPLPVTVYRVNMSYEVELKYTGVDFTALRPRLHRLGGVSRGRHWERNIVFDTPQRDLKATGRLLRLRSQQWAQQYGRDRRCVLTLKVPPAQPVPDDVKVWDERETTVAGFDSMRGILEGLGYEAAFRYDKIREEWLCAGVTVCLDTLVFGDVVELEGEREAIFRLAEALGFSGCQATRATYHDLNRQYRLTAGLPQDDNFHFPDDEAALSLLGSIA; encoded by the coding sequence ATGCCGTTGCCGGTAACTGTGTACAGGGTGAATATGTCTTACGAGGTGGAACTGAAATATACCGGTGTCGACTTCACTGCTCTGCGTCCGCGGCTGCATCGGCTTGGCGGCGTCAGCCGCGGGCGCCATTGGGAACGTAATATCGTTTTTGATACTCCGCAACGTGATCTGAAGGCAACGGGAAGACTGTTGCGGCTGCGCTCGCAGCAGTGGGCGCAGCAGTACGGCAGGGACCGGCGCTGTGTGCTTACGCTCAAGGTGCCGCCGGCGCAACCGGTGCCTGATGATGTAAAAGTGTGGGATGAGCGCGAGACGACTGTTGCCGGCTTTGATTCCATGCGTGGCATTCTGGAAGGGCTTGGATACGAGGCCGCATTCCGGTACGATAAGATACGCGAAGAGTGGCTGTGCGCCGGGGTGACGGTATGCCTCGACACACTGGTGTTCGGTGATGTGGTTGAACTTGAGGGAGAGCGGGAGGCCATTTTCCGCCTGGCGGAGGCGCTGGGATTTTCCGGCTGTCAGGCCACCAGAGCAACCTATCACGACCTTAACAGGCAGTACCGCCTGACAGCCGGTCTTCCGCAGGATGATAATTTTCATTTTCCCGATGACGAAGCGGCCTTGTCTCTGCTGGGCAGTATCGCCTGA
- a CDS encoding fluoride efflux transporter FluC, translating into MQKLLLIAIAGGLGSLSRYSLAGAVQRLFGASFPAGTFVVNITGCFLFGLVWGFLEGRLTLGPAARMIALTGFMGAFTTFSTFIFESVALLNSSQWLFAALNITGQIVLGILLLAAGLYLGKLV; encoded by the coding sequence TTGCAAAAACTGTTACTTATAGCCATTGCCGGCGGACTTGGCAGCCTGAGCCGTTACTCGCTGGCAGGTGCCGTGCAGCGCCTTTTCGGTGCATCCTTCCCTGCGGGGACGTTCGTCGTCAACATCACAGGCTGTTTTCTTTTCGGATTGGTGTGGGGATTTCTTGAAGGCAGACTTACTCTGGGTCCGGCCGCCCGCATGATTGCCCTCACCGGATTCATGGGGGCTTTCACCACGTTCTCCACATTCATCTTTGAAAGCGTGGCGCTGCTCAACAGCTCGCAATGGCTGTTTGCGGCACTGAACATAACGGGACAGATAGTGCTGGGCATCCTGCTGCTGGCGGCCGGCCTGTATCTGGGCAAACTTGTCTGA
- a CDS encoding DUF190 domain-containing protein, giving the protein MHTPPKDAARLCIYTGENDTSDGRPLYELLVEKARHAGLAGATVLRGISGFGANSRVHTLKVLRLSEDLPLVIEIIDSRKKIDAFLPQVDSLMREGLVTLEPVQVIFYRHNDGHKE; this is encoded by the coding sequence ATGCATACCCCCCCGAAAGACGCCGCAAGGCTATGCATTTATACCGGTGAAAACGACACATCCGACGGCAGGCCGCTGTATGAACTGCTGGTTGAAAAAGCCCGCCATGCCGGACTTGCCGGGGCCACGGTGCTGCGCGGCATTTCCGGATTCGGCGCCAACAGCCGCGTACACACCCTCAAGGTACTGCGCCTTTCCGAAGACCTGCCGCTGGTCATTGAAATTATTGATTCCCGGAAAAAAATCGATGCGTTTCTACCGCAGGTAGACAGTCTCATGCGTGAAGGGCTGGTCACTCTGGAACCGGTTCAGGTTATCTTTTACCGGCACAACGACGGACACAAGGAATGA
- a CDS encoding protein-glutamate methylesterase/protein-glutamine glutaminase produces MARRIKVLIVDDSALVRQTLTDIFSADPELEVVGTASDPFVAVKRMETVVPDVILLDVAMPRMDGLTFLRKIMSQHPIPVVICSAVTEQGAEASFKAMEYGAVEIIQKPKVSTKQFLEESSIRICDAVKAAARAQLRKLAAKRFEVTPKLSADAMLPANAGRSVVQRTEKVVVVGASTGGTEALRVLLEAMPPDCPPIAIVQHMPEHFTAAFAGRLNSTCRIQVKEASDGDVMQRGQALIAPGNLHLLLKRSGSRYYVETKEGPLVRRHRPSVDVLFRSAARYAGNNAVAAIMTGMGDDGAAGMKELHETGAYTIAQDEATCVVYGMPHEAVKLGGVDAVLPLGALAAAIVKACNS; encoded by the coding sequence ATGGCACGACGCATCAAGGTTCTTATTGTTGATGATTCAGCCCTTGTCCGGCAGACGCTTACCGATATCTTTTCTGCCGATCCAGAACTGGAAGTGGTGGGAACTGCCTCTGACCCCTTTGTAGCTGTCAAACGCATGGAAACGGTGGTGCCCGATGTTATTCTGCTGGATGTGGCCATGCCACGCATGGACGGGCTGACCTTTCTGCGCAAGATAATGAGTCAGCATCCCATTCCGGTGGTTATCTGTTCTGCCGTGACGGAGCAGGGAGCCGAAGCCTCCTTTAAGGCCATGGAATACGGCGCCGTTGAAATTATTCAGAAGCCGAAAGTCAGTACCAAGCAGTTTCTCGAAGAATCCAGCATAAGAATATGCGACGCAGTCAAGGCCGCTGCCCGCGCCCAGTTGCGCAAGCTGGCGGCAAAGCGTTTTGAAGTTACCCCCAAGCTGTCGGCCGATGCCATGCTGCCGGCCAATGCCGGAAGGTCCGTCGTGCAGCGAACGGAAAAGGTTGTGGTTGTGGGGGCCTCCACAGGCGGAACCGAAGCTCTGCGGGTTCTGCTGGAAGCCATGCCGCCGGACTGTCCGCCCATTGCCATTGTGCAGCATATGCCTGAACATTTTACCGCGGCATTTGCCGGCAGACTCAATTCCACCTGCCGCATACAGGTGAAGGAAGCTTCTGACGGTGATGTGATGCAGAGAGGACAGGCGCTTATTGCTCCCGGCAATCTGCATCTGCTGCTAAAGCGTTCGGGCAGCCGTTACTATGTGGAGACCAAGGAAGGTCCGCTTGTGCGGCGGCATCGTCCTTCCGTGGATGTGCTGTTCCGCTCCGCGGCCCGCTATGCGGGAAACAATGCCGTGGCAGCCATTATGACCGGCATGGGGGATGACGGCGCCGCAGGCATGAAAGAGCTGCATGAAACCGGCGCCTATACCATTGCGCAGGACGAAGCTACCTGTGTGGTGTACGGTATGCCGCATGAAGCCGTGAAGCTGGGCGGGGTGGATGCCGTTCTGCCGCTGGGAGCACTGGCTGCGGCGATTGTTAAAGCCTGCAACAGCTGA
- a CDS encoding CheR family methyltransferase has translation MAATTGIAHPRVMSSKSFQKLSQFIHTQVGIKLPQGKKVMLEARLQKRLRVLGMDSYESYVDFLFTEKGQQSELRPLIDVVTTNTTEFFREPKHFEILVQDILPEWMRRTGGHRTLRLWSAGCSFGMEPYTLSMVMHEFAGWNKSFSFSILATDISTRALQHAARGVYEQDKIGSIPQQFRKKYLLRSKDPNKALVRMGPELRQTIDFRRLNFMEEFSFDKELDIIFCRNVIIYFDKPTQERLFRQFCRCLQKDGHLFIGHSESLSGMALPLEQIAPTVYRRV, from the coding sequence ATGGCAGCAACCACTGGAATAGCGCACCCACGCGTCATGTCCTCAAAATCATTTCAGAAGCTCAGCCAGTTTATCCACACGCAGGTCGGCATCAAGCTGCCGCAGGGCAAAAAGGTCATGCTGGAAGCGCGGCTGCAGAAGCGGTTGCGTGTGCTCGGAATGGATTCGTACGAAAGTTATGTGGATTTCCTGTTCACTGAAAAGGGGCAGCAGAGCGAGTTGCGGCCTTTGATAGATGTGGTTACCACAAACACTACAGAATTTTTCCGCGAGCCGAAGCATTTTGAAATTCTTGTTCAGGACATACTGCCGGAATGGATGCGGCGCACGGGCGGACACAGGACGCTCAGACTGTGGAGTGCGGGATGTTCCTTCGGTATGGAACCCTATACACTATCCATGGTGATGCACGAGTTTGCAGGGTGGAACAAGTCGTTTTCGTTCAGCATACTGGCCACAGATATTTCAACGCGGGCTTTGCAGCATGCAGCACGCGGCGTGTACGAACAGGACAAGATAGGCAGCATTCCGCAGCAGTTTCGTAAAAAATACCTGCTGCGGAGCAAAGACCCGAATAAAGCGCTTGTCCGTATGGGGCCGGAACTACGGCAGACTATTGATTTCAGGCGCCTGAATTTTATGGAAGAGTTTTCTTTCGATAAAGAGCTTGATATTATTTTTTGCCGTAATGTCATAATTTATTTTGATAAACCGACTCAGGAGCGCCTGTTCCGTCAGTTCTGCCGCTGTCTGCAAAAAGATGGCCACCTATTCATCGGTCATTCCGAAAGCCTGTCAGGAATGGCTCTTCCGCTGGAGCAGATTGCCCCGACCGTCTACAGGAGAGTGTAG
- a CDS encoding chemotaxis protein CheA: MQEDGVQLDVNSQAFMEEAQDLLTELESALLELEEQPGDTELVDRVFRAMHTIKGSGAMFGFDDIAAFTHDVENMFDRVRNNELQLSREILDLTLACRDHIAYLLQCASSGTQVDLEKGSALTAKVRLMLGAGDQQEPADAAPAQTAQSADSSFDEEDGSRRFTYRIRFKPAPDIFLTGNNPLHLIEELRDMGMLTTYVHTSALPSLAELNPESCYLWWDMLLHTSAGEQEVRDVFMFVEDECELSVQVVDSGDRIDSDEKYKLIGEILVERGDLKPEDLQRVLSSRQPMGKLLQQAGVVSEDSVESALQEQQTVRDMQQKREASSEAASSIRVAASKLDYLVDLVGELVIVQSQIAQMVHEREDADMLALSENLERLSDELRDATLGIRMLPIGTTFSKFRRLVRDLSADLGKEVDLVTFGAETELDKTVIERLSDPLVHCLRNSLDHGVEPPQQRVAAGKPRKGTITLGAAHSGGEVLITISDDGKGLDRDRLLSKAVERGIVAPDAELSDKEIYALIFAAGFSTAEKVTSVSGRGVGMDVVRRSIEELRGTIELTSEPGMSTVITIRLPLTLAIIDGLQVQVGEESYVIPLAPVEECVEHFGTADSGRKQIINLRDEVVPYISLRKLFDVSGTPPEIEQIVVVNALGSRFGIVVDRVVGEHQTVIKSLGKVFKNVEGISGATIRGDGTMALILDLPRLVQSAISAR; this comes from the coding sequence ATGCAGGAGGATGGTGTGCAGCTGGACGTGAACAGTCAGGCTTTTATGGAAGAGGCTCAGGATCTGTTGACAGAACTTGAGTCTGCGCTGCTGGAGCTGGAAGAACAGCCCGGAGATACCGAACTGGTGGACCGGGTGTTCCGTGCCATGCACACTATCAAAGGCTCCGGCGCTATGTTCGGCTTTGACGATATAGCCGCCTTCACGCACGACGTGGAAAACATGTTCGACAGAGTGCGTAACAATGAACTGCAGCTGTCCAGAGAAATTCTTGATCTGACGCTGGCCTGCCGCGATCACATTGCATATCTGCTGCAATGCGCCAGCAGCGGCACACAGGTGGATCTGGAAAAAGGCAGTGCGCTTACCGCCAAGGTCCGGCTGATGCTGGGCGCAGGTGACCAGCAAGAGCCTGCAGACGCGGCTCCGGCTCAGACCGCCCAGTCTGCAGACAGCAGCTTTGATGAAGAAGACGGCAGCCGCAGGTTTACTTACCGAATACGCTTCAAACCAGCCCCCGATATCTTTCTTACCGGCAACAATCCGCTGCATCTCATAGAAGAGCTGCGCGATATGGGTATGCTGACCACATATGTACATACTTCCGCATTGCCTTCTCTGGCCGAACTTAATCCGGAATCCTGCTATCTGTGGTGGGACATGCTGCTGCATACCTCTGCCGGAGAGCAGGAAGTGCGCGATGTGTTCATGTTTGTGGAAGATGAATGCGAGCTGAGCGTGCAGGTTGTGGACAGCGGTGACAGGATTGATTCCGACGAGAAGTACAAGCTGATAGGTGAAATTCTTGTCGAGCGGGGTGACCTGAAGCCTGAAGACCTGCAGCGGGTGCTCAGCAGCAGACAGCCGATGGGCAAGCTGCTGCAGCAGGCCGGAGTGGTGAGTGAAGACAGTGTTGAGTCGGCGCTGCAGGAACAGCAGACAGTGCGGGACATGCAGCAGAAGCGGGAGGCTTCCTCGGAAGCCGCTTCCAGCATCCGCGTTGCCGCAAGCAAGCTTGACTATCTTGTCGATCTTGTAGGTGAACTTGTTATTGTGCAGTCTCAGATAGCGCAGATGGTGCATGAGCGTGAAGACGCCGATATGCTGGCACTGAGCGAAAATCTGGAACGGCTCAGCGATGAGCTTCGCGATGCCACGCTGGGTATCCGCATGCTGCCCATAGGTACCACCTTCAGCAAATTCCGCAGACTGGTGAGGGATCTTTCCGCTGACCTGGGCAAAGAAGTTGATCTGGTGACCTTTGGGGCAGAGACCGAACTGGATAAAACAGTCATTGAACGCCTGAGCGATCCTTTGGTGCACTGCCTGCGTAACAGTCTTGACCATGGTGTGGAACCACCGCAGCAGCGGGTGGCGGCCGGCAAACCCCGCAAGGGTACGATAACTCTGGGGGCTGCCCACTCCGGTGGTGAGGTGCTTATCACCATCAGCGATGACGGCAAAGGGCTGGACAGGGACAGGCTGCTGTCAAAGGCGGTGGAACGCGGTATTGTTGCGCCCGATGCCGAGCTTTCGGATAAAGAGATTTATGCTCTTATTTTTGCTGCCGGTTTTTCCACGGCAGAAAAAGTTACCAGTGTTTCTGGACGCGGGGTGGGCATGGATGTTGTCCGGCGTTCCATCGAAGAACTGCGCGGCACCATAGAGCTGACATCCGAACCGGGCATGTCCACGGTCATTACCATCAGGCTGCCGCTTACGCTGGCTATCATTGACGGCCTGCAGGTTCAGGTGGGTGAAGAAAGCTATGTGATTCCCCTCGCACCTGTTGAAGAGTGTGTCGAGCATTTCGGCACGGCAGACTCCGGCAGAAAGCAGATAATCAATCTGCGCGACGAGGTTGTACCCTATATTTCTCTGCGCAAGCTGTTTGACGTTTCTGGAACACCGCCGGAAATCGAACAGATAGTGGTTGTCAACGCGCTGGGCAGCCGGTTCGGTATCGTGGTGGACAGGGTGGTGGGCGAACACCAGACAGTTATTAAAAGTCTGGGCAAGGTATTCAAGAACGTCGAAGGTATTTCGGGGGCTACCATACGCGGAGACGGAACCATGGCGCTTATTCTGGACCTGCCCCGTCTGGTCCAGTCTGCGATTTCCGCCCGGTAG
- a CDS encoding response regulator: protein MAPTIMTVDDSASVRQMVSFTLRNEGYEVIEASDGKDALAKIRPDVKMVITDLNMPNMDGIELIRNIRAKSGFKFIPIIMLTTESQAAKKQDGKAAGATGWIVKPFKPEQLLAVVKKVLR from the coding sequence ATGGCACCGACAATCATGACCGTAGATGATTCTGCCAGTGTGCGGCAGATGGTCAGCTTTACACTGCGCAATGAAGGGTATGAAGTTATTGAGGCTTCAGACGGTAAAGATGCGCTCGCCAAAATAAGGCCCGATGTGAAGATGGTGATTACCGACCTGAACATGCCCAACATGGACGGGATAGAACTGATCAGGAACATCAGGGCCAAATCAGGGTTTAAGTTTATTCCCATCATCATGCTTACCACCGAATCGCAGGCGGCTAAAAAACAGGACGGGAAGGCTGCGGGGGCTACCGGATGGATTGTGAAGCCTTTTAAGCCTGAACAGTTGCTCGCCGTGGTAAAAAAAGTTCTGCGCTAG
- a CDS encoding methyl-accepting chemotaxis protein, translated as MSGTGKLVQESLQLLGDVRKKLNMLISSREHEFLALGENIMSLSDAVGGVRQRSAELVELVSGEAIYSVINQLADDMGRLHELCSVGSESNLDELVRVRSNLHELIRLIQSYARVVRTLQMLGISTRIESARLGTDGRGFNTLADDVEKLAGKIVEYSGQIVQYAKNLDALADEASVRSQIMLGDQQTCALEAASGMTDRVHLLQDAAQAAKERSEHVDALMSDIAASMGQIVSSLQFHDIVRQQVEHVDEILESVSRMVIEKQEDSSPDEELVWIMDVARLQAMQLEHSRDSFSDAVGQLSAGLGQIASNVMHVAHTAVSGDSVAGSALDSISQTINDTAERMRGVAAQGGEMGETMSSVASTVADMAGFLEHIEDVGAEIELIALNASIKAAHTGDKGKALGVLASSIQRLSQDAGNQTGVIAATLDTVSSSADSLKSQARSFHDATVINETIGKLEEVTGSLRALGMQAENLAAALSSEAGDIADSISSVVRGITFEKTVGKELSAAQERLQGLVRRIEAAVPDAKSVRRPAQLDQMMNRYTMKQERDIHLKAFGGQSDEADDDNIELF; from the coding sequence ATGTCAGGAACTGGCAAGCTGGTCCAAGAAAGTCTGCAACTGCTCGGCGACGTGCGGAAAAAATTGAACATGCTCATCAGCAGCAGAGAACATGAATTTCTTGCGCTGGGCGAAAACATTATGTCTCTGTCGGATGCTGTGGGCGGAGTGCGGCAGCGTTCCGCCGAGCTTGTCGAGCTTGTTTCCGGCGAAGCTATTTACAGTGTGATCAATCAGCTGGCCGACGATATGGGACGGCTGCATGAGCTGTGCAGTGTGGGGTCGGAAAGTAATCTGGACGAGCTGGTACGGGTACGCAGTAATCTTCATGAGCTGATAAGGCTTATCCAGAGTTATGCCCGTGTTGTCCGGACACTCCAGATGCTTGGAATATCAACAAGAATAGAAAGTGCACGCCTGGGCACGGATGGCCGCGGGTTTAATACCCTTGCCGATGATGTTGAAAAACTTGCCGGAAAAATTGTCGAATATTCCGGGCAGATAGTGCAGTACGCCAAAAATCTGGATGCTCTGGCAGATGAGGCTTCCGTCCGTTCGCAGATAATGCTGGGCGACCAGCAGACCTGTGCGCTTGAGGCTGCATCGGGCATGACCGATCGTGTACACCTGCTGCAGGACGCGGCTCAGGCTGCAAAGGAGCGGTCGGAGCATGTGGATGCACTGATGAGCGATATTGCAGCCAGCATGGGGCAGATAGTCTCTTCGCTGCAGTTTCATGACATCGTGCGTCAGCAGGTGGAGCATGTGGATGAGATTCTGGAAAGTGTGAGCCGCATGGTGATTGAAAAGCAGGAGGACAGTTCTCCCGATGAAGAACTGGTCTGGATTATGGATGTCGCACGTCTGCAGGCCATGCAGCTTGAGCACTCGCGGGACAGTTTTTCCGATGCCGTGGGGCAGCTTTCCGCCGGTCTCGGGCAGATAGCGTCCAATGTCATGCATGTGGCACACACTGCTGTTTCCGGCGACAGTGTGGCCGGAAGTGCTCTGGATTCCATTTCTCAGACCATCAATGACACAGCGGAGCGTATGCGCGGCGTGGCGGCACAAGGCGGAGAAATGGGCGAAACCATGTCTTCCGTGGCTTCCACGGTGGCTGATATGGCCGGATTTCTGGAACACATCGAAGATGTGGGCGCCGAGATAGAACTTATCGCTCTCAATGCCAGCATCAAGGCTGCCCATACCGGTGACAAAGGCAAGGCGCTGGGGGTTCTGGCTTCTTCCATACAGCGGCTTTCGCAGGATGCGGGCAACCAGACAGGTGTCATTGCGGCAACGCTTGACACGGTTTCATCTTCGGCAGACAGCCTGAAAAGTCAGGCCCGCTCATTTCATGATGCGACGGTTATCAACGAGACCATAGGCAAGCTGGAAGAAGTCACAGGCTCTTTGCGCGCACTGGGAATGCAGGCGGAAAACCTTGCCGCGGCATTAAGCAGTGAAGCCGGCGATATTGCTGACAGCATATCATCCGTTGTCCGCGGAATCACGTTTGAAAAAACAGTGGGCAAGGAACTGTCTGCAGCGCAGGAACGGCTGCAGGGGCTGGTACGCAGAATTGAAGCTGCCGTGCCGGACGCGAAATCTGTCCGCAGACCTGCGCAGCTTGATCAGATGATGAACAGATATACCATGAAGCAGGAACGCGATATCCACCTGAAGGCTTTCGGCGGACAATCAGACGAAGCTGATGACGACAATATCGAGTTGTTCTGA